A single window of Synechococcus sp. C9 DNA harbors:
- a CDS encoding HAD family hydrolase has product MPTILFNGIPFPHISAVIWDKDGTLADTVEYWRVVGHQRVRRLDAQIPGIGAPLQAAFGLSDGTLAPGGLLAVGSRYENEIAAAAYIAEQGWDWRSALKMAQDVFRQVEQECPQIKTIPIHLGARKILGQIAQAGYKQAILSADLTVNVQAFVQHNELHDLLDYHTGIDTGPTKPDPEPLYKVCTALGLEPAEVVMVGDSPVDLEMARRAGCAGAIGVSWGFHPSQGLAPLSDTVITDWSQIQVLP; this is encoded by the coding sequence ATGCCAACCATCCTATTCAATGGTATCCCATTTCCCCATATTTCAGCCGTCATCTGGGATAAAGATGGCACCCTGGCGGACACGGTGGAATACTGGCGGGTGGTCGGACATCAGCGGGTACGGCGGTTGGATGCCCAAATTCCGGGGATAGGGGCACCTTTGCAAGCCGCCTTTGGATTGAGCGATGGCACCCTGGCACCAGGGGGACTGCTAGCGGTGGGCAGTCGCTACGAAAATGAAATTGCCGCCGCCGCCTACATCGCTGAACAAGGGTGGGACTGGCGTAGTGCCTTGAAAATGGCGCAGGACGTATTTCGCCAGGTGGAGCAGGAATGCCCGCAGATCAAAACTATCCCCATTCATTTAGGTGCGCGAAAGATTTTAGGGCAAATCGCCCAAGCGGGGTACAAACAGGCAATTCTCTCGGCGGATTTAACCGTCAATGTTCAGGCTTTTGTACAGCACAACGAATTACACGACCTATTGGATTACCACACAGGTATTGATACAGGACCAACGAAACCTGACCCGGAACCTCTGTACAAAGTCTGTACTGCCCTGGGTTTAGAACCTGCTGAGGTGGTGATGGTGGGGGACTCGCCGGTGGATTTGGAAATGGCACGACGGGCAGGTTGTGCTGGAGCCATCGGGGTGAGTTGGGGGTTCCATCCCAGCCAGGGTTTAGCCCCCCTTTCGGACACGGTGATCACCGATTGGAGCCAAATTCAGGTTTTGCCTTAA
- a CDS encoding HAD family hydrolase — translation MGRITLCTDFDGPVVDVSERYYQVYRFCLHKVQQNDPDIVLRVLSKAEFWAMKRAKVSEVEIGRQSGLNPAQAQEFSQCRRATVHTFPYFEFDQILPGVRETLMDLRSQGIAPHIITMRRQRELTFALAQFQLSDLFAPDHRHCIGDDFVKTQDHLDKPVLMAQALAQIAPADPVWMVGDTEADIIAAQTHGIPVVAVLSGIRDEERLRDYQPDVIQPDLAGAVAWILRHS, via the coding sequence ATGGGAAGGATCACGCTATGCACCGATTTTGATGGCCCGGTGGTGGATGTATCCGAACGTTATTACCAGGTGTACCGTTTTTGCCTACACAAAGTCCAGCAAAATGACCCCGATATAGTTCTAAGAGTGTTAAGCAAGGCAGAATTTTGGGCGATGAAACGAGCCAAGGTATCGGAGGTTGAAATTGGCAGGCAGTCTGGGTTGAACCCCGCCCAAGCCCAGGAATTTAGCCAATGCCGTCGGGCAACGGTGCATACTTTTCCCTATTTTGAGTTTGACCAAATCCTGCCTGGAGTCCGGGAAACCCTCATGGACCTGCGCTCCCAGGGGATAGCACCCCATATCATCACCATGCGCCGCCAGCGGGAACTCACCTTTGCCCTGGCACAATTCCAGTTGAGCGACCTGTTTGCCCCGGATCACCGCCACTGCATTGGGGATGATTTTGTCAAAACCCAAGACCATCTGGACAAACCGGTGTTGATGGCACAAGCCCTGGCGCAGATCGCCCCGGCTGACCCCGTGTGGATGGTGGGGGATACGGAGGCGGATATTATCGCTGCCCAGACCCACGGTATCCCGGTGGTGGCAGTGTTGAGTGGGATTCGGGATGAGGAGCGGTTGCGGGACTACCAGCCGGACGTGATCCAACCGGACTTGGCTGGGGCGGTAGCCTGGATTTTGCGCCATTCCTAA
- a CDS encoding undecaprenyl-diphosphate phosphatase has protein sequence MQPELVLPLFLTSTPAIPSWWQAVILGFIQGVTEFLPISSIAHLRIIPAFLGWPDFGVSFSAVIQLGSLVALLWYFRRDLQQVGLGFVQAVRKRQWQSLPARVLLGIGVGTLPLLLAGGVIKYTVGSPPRSLLVIAAALIGLGIVLGWAERVGSRTRGMADIRVKDGFWVGCAQAVALIPGVSRSGATLTGGLLLGFDRPAAARFSFLLGIPALFLAGIVEFVTEIQFTTESLVSVVWGTLSAFIFSYLAIDFLLKFLQHHSTRIFIIYRIVLGVIIIIGWAWGYWR, from the coding sequence ATGCAACCAGAATTAGTTTTGCCCCTATTCCTGACGAGTACCCCAGCCATTCCCTCCTGGTGGCAGGCGGTCATCCTGGGCTTTATCCAGGGGGTCACGGAGTTTTTGCCCATCAGTAGCATCGCCCATTTGCGAATTATTCCCGCTTTTTTGGGCTGGCCGGACTTTGGGGTGTCCTTTAGTGCGGTGATTCAGTTGGGCAGTTTGGTGGCGTTGTTGTGGTACTTCCGCCGGGATTTACAGCAGGTGGGGTTGGGGTTTGTCCAGGCAGTACGCAAACGGCAATGGCAGTCGCTCCCAGCCCGGGTGTTGCTTGGGATTGGGGTGGGTACCCTGCCGCTTCTCCTGGCGGGGGGGGTGATTAAATACACGGTGGGTTCGCCGCCCCGGAGTCTGCTGGTGATTGCGGCGGCATTGATTGGTCTGGGGATTGTGCTGGGCTGGGCGGAACGGGTGGGCAGTCGCACGCGGGGGATGGCGGACATTCGGGTCAAGGATGGGTTTTGGGTGGGGTGTGCCCAGGCGGTGGCCTTGATTCCGGGGGTATCCCGTTCGGGGGCGACCTTGACCGGGGGGTTGCTGTTGGGGTTCGACCGACCGGCGGCGGCTCGGTTTTCTTTTTTATTGGGCATCCCCGCCCTATTTTTAGCAGGAATTGTGGAATTTGTGACGGAAATTCAATTCACTACCGAGAGCTTAGTGAGCGTGGTTTGGGGCACGCTATCGGCGTTTATTTTCTCCTACCTCGCCATTGATTTTTTGCTGAAATTTCTGCAACACCACAGTACCCGGATTTTTATTATTTACCGCATCGTTTTGGGGGTCATCATTATCATCGGTTGGGCCTGGGGCTATTGGCGTTAG
- a CDS encoding adenylate/guanylate cyclase domain-containing protein: protein MTTSAAYLLVTTPTGEQYIPLVGGNTWNIGRADRNGIVLADRWVSRNHAMIQRLDTGEYYFIDFGSRNGSFLRGRRVSIPMPLRDGDQLVIGETKMVFHVRNSIQPTTVPPQSPEVKESATEVLHVRCLISVLVVDIREFSVLARQVDEALLSQAIGSWFRQVGEIIQRFGSRVDKYIGDAVMAVWIHNTQGPSQNDMLRLLRTVWAIDKTTANLHYQHPLPGPLRIGVGLNTGYAMVGNSGSGERPEYTALGDTVNTAFRLESATRTLGLDVALGQSTFRYIEGMDQVKDFFTPHTAILKGYEEPVPLWGTSFNHLRLFLQLHNPEGGTRSGTFTFPSGSPDGS from the coding sequence GTGACGACTTCCGCCGCCTATCTATTGGTAACGACCCCCACCGGCGAGCAGTATATCCCCCTGGTAGGTGGAAATACCTGGAACATTGGTCGGGCAGACCGCAATGGCATTGTACTGGCGGATCGCTGGGTGTCCCGCAACCATGCCATGATCCAGCGGTTGGACACAGGGGAATACTATTTTATTGACTTTGGGAGTCGCAATGGCTCTTTTCTGCGGGGGCGACGGGTGAGCATTCCCATGCCCTTACGGGACGGGGACCAACTGGTGATTGGGGAAACCAAAATGGTCTTCCATGTCCGCAACTCGATCCAGCCCACGACGGTGCCCCCCCAGTCCCCGGAGGTGAAGGAAAGTGCCACAGAGGTGTTGCACGTCCGCTGTCTGATTTCAGTGCTGGTGGTGGATATTCGGGAATTTAGTGTGCTGGCTCGGCAGGTGGATGAAGCCCTGTTGTCCCAGGCGATTGGTTCCTGGTTTCGCCAGGTGGGGGAAATTATCCAACGGTTTGGCTCCCGGGTGGATAAGTACATCGGGGATGCGGTGATGGCGGTCTGGATTCACAACACCCAAGGTCCCTCCCAAAATGATATGTTGCGCCTGCTCCGCACGGTTTGGGCGATTGATAAAACCACGGCGAATTTGCATTACCAACATCCCCTGCCGGGACCCTTGCGGATTGGGGTGGGATTGAATACGGGCTATGCGATGGTGGGCAACAGTGGCAGCGGTGAACGCCCGGAATATACGGCTTTGGGGGATACGGTCAATACCGCCTTTCGCTTGGAATCCGCCACCCGTACCTTGGGTTTGGATGTGGCGTTAGGACAAAGTACATTTCGTTACATCGAGGGGATGGATCAGGTGAAGGACTTTTTTACCCCCCACACCGCCATCCTCAAGGGCTACGAGGAACCCGTGCCCCTGTGGGGAACTTCGTTTAACCATCTGCGCCTGTTTTTGCAACTCCATAACCCGGAAGGGGGCACCCGCAGCGGCACCTTTACCTTCCCCAGCGGTTCCCCTGATGGGTCGTGA
- a CDS encoding TIGR04168 family protein, with product MIRIAVVGDVHDQWHAGDALALEHLGVDLVLFVGDFGNESLGVVQQVAALALPKAVVLGNHDAWYTATDWGRRQCPYDRQTEDRFQAQLAVLADLHVGYGGREFPDLGVTVVGGRPCSWGGGEWKLGEFYQRYFGVGSWAESQARITQAIRQSRSRRVILLNHNGPTGLGEAPQAPCGRDWTPVGGDYGDPDLRGAIQEAQQAGIPIPLVVFGHMHRQLRGNLGQRQMCQRDETGTVYFNAAVVPRIRTVGGESWHHFGLVELGAQGVLSVAQVWVHPATGRVEPEWLLQPTMLGRN from the coding sequence GTGATCCGGATCGCTGTGGTGGGGGATGTCCACGACCAGTGGCACGCCGGGGATGCCCTCGCCCTGGAGCATTTGGGGGTAGATTTGGTTTTGTTTGTGGGGGATTTTGGCAACGAGTCCCTGGGGGTGGTGCAACAGGTCGCCGCATTGGCATTGCCGAAGGCGGTGGTGCTGGGCAACCACGATGCCTGGTACACGGCTACGGATTGGGGTCGCCGCCAATGTCCCTACGACCGCCAGACCGAAGACCGCTTTCAAGCCCAGTTAGCGGTTTTAGCGGACCTGCACGTGGGCTATGGGGGGCGGGAATTTCCTGATTTGGGCGTAACCGTCGTGGGGGGGCGACCCTGTAGCTGGGGCGGTGGTGAGTGGAAATTGGGGGAATTTTACCAACGGTACTTTGGGGTGGGTAGCTGGGCGGAGTCCCAAGCTCGGATTACCCAAGCCATCCGGCAGTCCCGGTCTCGGCGGGTGATTCTGCTCAATCACAATGGTCCCACAGGGTTGGGCGAGGCACCCCAAGCTCCCTGCGGTCGGGATTGGACACCCGTGGGGGGGGACTACGGCGACCCGGATTTGCGGGGGGCGATCCAGGAGGCGCAACAGGCAGGCATCCCCATTCCCCTGGTGGTCTTTGGGCATATGCACCGCCAACTCCGGGGCAATTTGGGTCAGCGGCAAATGTGCCAAAGGGATGAGACGGGGACAGTGTATTTCAACGCCGCCGTGGTGCCCCGCATCCGTACCGTTGGGGGCGAATCCTGGCACCATTTTGGGCTGGTGGAATTGGGGGCGCAGGGGGTGCTCAGCGTTGCCCAGGTGTGGGTGCATCCCGCGACAGGCAGGGTGGAACCCGAATGGCTCCTGCAACCGACGATGTTAGGGCGCAATTAA
- the arsC gene encoding arsenate reductase, glutathione/glutaredoxin type has protein sequence MMKRVMFVCKKNSRRSQMAEGFARALGGDRVQVASAGLESSFVDPLTVQVMQEVGIDISQQQSKPLSDFQPEDFDAVISLCGCGVNLPPEWLTRDYFADWQLEDPEGGELDTFRRVREQVKERVVQLLDTLAA, from the coding sequence ATGATGAAGCGGGTCATGTTTGTGTGCAAGAAAAATTCCCGCCGTTCCCAGATGGCGGAGGGATTCGCTCGGGCGTTGGGAGGAGATCGGGTGCAGGTGGCGAGTGCGGGTTTGGAGTCGAGTTTTGTTGACCCGTTGACGGTGCAGGTGATGCAGGAAGTTGGGATTGACATTAGCCAGCAGCAGTCCAAGCCCCTGAGCGATTTTCAGCCCGAAGATTTTGATGCGGTGATTTCCCTGTGTGGCTGTGGGGTGAATTTGCCGCCGGAGTGGCTGACCCGGGATTATTTCGCCGATTGGCAGTTGGAAGACCCGGAAGGTGGGGAATTGGACACGTTTCGGCGGGTGCGGGAGCAGGTGAAAGAACGGGTGGTGCAGTTGCTTGATACGTTGGCGGCTTAA
- the arsB gene encoding ACR3 family arsenite efflux transporter, which produces MKSASPLGVFERYLSLWVALGIIIGVKLGLALPGLFQLIARLEYANVNFVVAVLIWVMIYPMMVSVDFASIREVGRKPKGLCITLVVNWLVKPFTMALLGVLFFNYIFAGLVTPEVAKEYIAGMILLGAAPCTAMVFVWSQLVRGDANYTLVQVSINDLIMVVAFAPIVSWLLGVTDVQVPWTTLLLSVILYVVIPLAAGYGTRKRLDARGHEVAIAEFCAQIKPYSIVGLLATVVLLFGFQAQTIVAQPLVIVLIAIPLLIQSYGIFAIAYAWGYFWRVPFAVAAPAALIGTSNFFELAVAVAISLFGLNSGAALATVVGVLVEVPVMLSLVAFANRTRKFFPSTS; this is translated from the coding sequence ATGAAATCCGCTTCGCCGTTGGGGGTGTTTGAGCGATATTTATCCCTGTGGGTGGCTTTGGGCATCATTATCGGGGTGAAATTGGGGCTGGCGTTGCCGGGTTTATTTCAATTGATCGCCCGGTTGGAGTACGCCAATGTGAATTTTGTGGTGGCGGTGCTGATTTGGGTGATGATTTACCCGATGATGGTGAGCGTGGATTTTGCTTCGATTCGGGAGGTGGGGCGCAAACCCAAGGGTTTGTGTATTACTTTGGTGGTAAATTGGCTGGTTAAGCCGTTTACAATGGCATTACTGGGTGTTTTATTTTTTAATTACATTTTTGCCGGGTTGGTCACGCCGGAGGTGGCAAAAGAATATATTGCCGGGATGATTTTGCTGGGGGCGGCTCCCTGTACGGCAATGGTGTTTGTGTGGAGCCAGTTGGTGCGGGGGGATGCGAACTATACCCTGGTGCAGGTTTCGATTAATGACCTGATTATGGTGGTGGCGTTTGCGCCGATTGTGTCCTGGTTGCTGGGGGTAACTGACGTGCAGGTGCCCTGGACAACGCTCTTGCTGTCGGTAATTCTCTATGTGGTGATTCCCTTGGCGGCGGGGTATGGGACCCGGAAGCGGTTGGATGCCCGGGGGCATGAGGTGGCGATTGCGGAATTTTGTGCCCAGATCAAGCCATACTCCATCGTGGGGCTATTGGCGACGGTGGTGCTGTTGTTTGGGTTTCAGGCGCAGACGATTGTGGCACAACCCTTGGTGATTGTTTTGATTGCGATTCCTTTGCTGATCCAAAGCTACGGGATTTTTGCCATTGCCTACGCCTGGGGGTATTTCTGGCGGGTGCCCTTTGCGGTGGCGGCTCCAGCGGCTTTAATCGGTACGTCGAATTTCTTTGAACTGGCGGTGGCGGTGGCGATCAGTTTATTTGGTCTCAATTCGGGGGCGGCGTTGGCGACGGTGGTGGGGGTGTTGGTGGAAGTGCCGGTGATGTTGTCCCTGGTGGCGTTTGCCAATCGCACCCGCAAGTTTTTTCCGAGTACATCGTAA
- a CDS encoding metalloregulator ArsR/SmtB family transcription factor, with the protein MSAPPLWQCCPPLLAGKLTPTEAVALAGIFRVLGDPTRLHLLSLIAAQPQQEVPACALVETLGLSQPTISHHLKVMYEAGLLTKQRRGTAIYYRLVPECLATLRDVLATTPLPVN; encoded by the coding sequence ATGTCCGCCCCCCCCCTGTGGCAATGCTGTCCCCCTTTGTTGGCGGGGAAATTGACCCCAACCGAAGCGGTCGCCTTGGCGGGAATTTTTCGGGTGTTGGGGGACCCGACCCGCTTGCATTTGCTGAGTTTGATTGCCGCCCAGCCCCAGCAGGAAGTGCCCGCCTGTGCCCTGGTGGAAACCTTGGGTTTGTCCCAACCCACCATCAGCCACCACCTCAAGGTGATGTACGAGGCGGGGTTATTGACCAAACAGCGGCGGGGAACGGCGATTTACTATCGGCTGGTGCCAGAATGTTTGGCGACCCTGCGGGATGTCCTAGCGACAACACCATTGCCCGTGAATTGA
- a CDS encoding iron uptake porin, whose product MTVMKRNLCGYVIGGALVAGVLWTGAAEAQVSNSRESINQVRQYGRDLKEDSEFGQVTSVSEFVDVKPTDWAFLALQSLVERYGCIVGLPTNPPTYQGRRATTRYEFAAGLNACLDRINELIAASVENLVTKEDMRLVQRLQEEFAAELALLRGRVDTLEARTATLEAQQFSTTTKLSGQVILSVQGALGGNQAVPKGVPQGALGNIQDATTLGYRVNLTFNTSFTGKDLLTTNLQMDDVSLGAIPGSNAFATTGTNSASLSYGFLNAATGGGVVLDTLTYEFPVLGDKGRITIAGLGGAIYDQVDTLSPLDDDGQGAISAFGLRNAIYNQNLGAGVGAAFSIDFLDDKLNFTLGYLANGGAFAGAYAPTGTPFGTEGLFGSSYVAYGQLTGYPLENLGLSLLYVRGYSDLDSALPLNLGGGVGTASVDALTAVAATQADNLGFQFQWQPLQNFILGGWFGVTWFNDVVAGLNASGTALNYALVFAFPDVGTKGSQAQIVVGAPPYLSSSRGLVGNGLTFAAADDVPILVEASYRFKFTEYLSITPGIMAIFNPEGNAANPTVFVGAIRSTFSF is encoded by the coding sequence ATGACGGTCATGAAGAGAAATCTTTGCGGGTATGTAATTGGCGGTGCCCTGGTGGCGGGGGTGCTGTGGACGGGGGCGGCTGAGGCGCAAGTGAGCAATTCGCGGGAATCCATCAATCAGGTGCGTCAGTACGGGCGGGATTTGAAAGAAGATAGTGAATTTGGTCAGGTGACATCGGTTTCCGAGTTTGTGGATGTGAAGCCGACGGATTGGGCGTTTTTGGCTCTGCAATCCCTGGTCGAGCGGTACGGGTGTATTGTGGGTTTGCCGACGAATCCCCCCACCTATCAAGGACGGCGAGCCACCACCCGTTATGAATTTGCCGCCGGGTTGAATGCCTGTTTAGACCGGATTAATGAATTGATCGCCGCTTCGGTGGAAAATCTGGTCACCAAAGAGGATATGCGGTTGGTGCAACGGTTGCAGGAGGAATTTGCCGCAGAACTGGCTTTGCTCCGGGGGCGGGTGGATACCTTGGAAGCTCGCACGGCGACTTTGGAAGCGCAACAATTTTCCACGACGACCAAGCTCTCAGGGCAGGTGATTTTGAGCGTACAGGGGGCGTTGGGGGGCAATCAGGCGGTGCCGAAAGGGGTTCCCCAAGGGGCTTTGGGTAATATCCAGGATGCCACGACCCTGGGCTACCGGGTGAATTTGACTTTTAATACCAGCTTTACGGGCAAGGATTTACTGACCACCAATCTGCAAATGGATGATGTGTCCCTGGGGGCGATTCCGGGGAGCAATGCCTTTGCCACGACCGGAACCAACAGTGCCAGCCTGAGCTATGGCTTTTTGAATGCGGCGACGGGGGGCGGGGTGGTGCTGGATACCCTCACCTACGAGTTTCCGGTGCTGGGGGACAAGGGGCGGATCACCATTGCCGGTCTGGGGGGAGCGATTTACGACCAGGTGGATACCTTGAGTCCGTTGGATGACGACGGGCAGGGAGCGATTTCGGCATTCGGGTTACGCAATGCCATTTACAACCAAAATTTGGGGGCGGGGGTCGGAGCCGCTTTCAGTATTGATTTTTTGGATGATAAGCTGAATTTCACCCTGGGTTACTTGGCGAATGGGGGGGCATTTGCCGGTGCCTATGCGCCGACGGGAACGCCGTTTGGGACGGAAGGGTTGTTTGGTTCTTCCTATGTTGCCTATGGGCAGTTGACGGGCTATCCCCTGGAAAATTTGGGGCTGAGTTTGCTCTATGTGCGGGGGTATAGCGACCTGGATTCGGCTCTGCCCTTGAATTTGGGCGGGGGTGTGGGGACTGCCTCGGTGGATGCCTTGACGGCGGTGGCGGCGACCCAGGCGGACAATTTGGGCTTCCAATTCCAGTGGCAACCCCTGCAAAACTTTATCCTAGGGGGATGGTTCGGGGTGACTTGGTTTAACGATGTGGTGGCGGGGCTGAATGCCTCGGGGACGGCGTTGAACTACGCTTTGGTATTTGCCTTCCCGGATGTGGGCACCAAAGGTTCCCAAGCGCAGATTGTGGTAGGTGCGCCCCCTTATTTGAGTAGCAGTCGTGGGTTGGTGGGGAATGGGCTGACCTTTGCGGCGGCGGATGATGTGCCCATTTTGGTCGAGGCTTCCTACCGCTTCAAGTTCACCGAATACCTCTCCATTACCCCCGGTATCATGGCGATTTTTAACCCCGAAGGCAATGCCGCCAATCCAACGGTGTTTGTGGGGGCGATTCGTTCCACGTTTTCCTTCTAG
- a CDS encoding O-antigen ligase family protein — MGTRIGWLEVGLGILPWWSGLGLAVWAVGLLTLWVRRGKVLLQQRETWLWLCLTGLMVISALQSPDPGGALLGLGNFIPFFAFFLAVRPQVTSERRERWAVILGLMGVLVAGIGVAQAAGGQGTLTLFGLELNWHPRIPGRVDSVFSDANVMASYCVMTLPVQLGLTLKSAPGSWRRWGWAAATGLTLLALLLTRSLNGLGVTWLLGIGVSFLYRRYRLGALLLLLGIGILGAGLDWQGWRAVIPELLWGRLPKYLSGQAEDLRTVQWHLAWDWFGQRPWWGWGLRYFPTLYQQSTNSWVGHPHNFWVMLLVETGVWVTGLFTVLVGRVVVQGWGHWRQTQDWLYGGMWLGFLAVTCFHCLDVTLFDGRINGLAWLLLTGLAGNGYPSQGDRK; from the coding sequence TTGGGCACCCGCATAGGCTGGCTGGAGGTAGGGCTGGGGATTTTGCCCTGGTGGTCGGGACTGGGGTTGGCGGTCTGGGCGGTGGGCTTGCTGACCCTGTGGGTGCGCCGGGGCAAGGTTTTGCTCCAGCAACGGGAAACCTGGCTGTGGCTTTGCCTGACGGGATTAATGGTCATCAGTGCCCTGCAATCCCCGGACCCGGGGGGTGCCCTGCTGGGGCTGGGAAATTTTATCCCCTTTTTTGCCTTTTTCCTAGCAGTGCGTCCCCAAGTGACTTCGGAGCGGCGGGAGCGGTGGGCGGTGATCCTGGGGCTAATGGGGGTGCTGGTGGCGGGCATCGGGGTAGCGCAGGCGGCGGGCGGGCAGGGCACTTTGACGTTATTTGGGCTGGAACTGAATTGGCATCCCCGCATTCCTGGACGGGTGGATTCCGTATTTAGTGATGCCAATGTCATGGCTTCCTACTGCGTGATGACCCTGCCGGTGCAATTGGGCTTGACCCTGAAGTCAGCGCCGGGTTCCTGGCGACGGTGGGGCTGGGCGGCGGCAACCGGGTTAACCCTGCTGGCTTTGCTGTTGACCCGCTCTTTGAATGGGCTGGGGGTGACTTGGCTGTTGGGGATCGGGGTCAGTTTCCTGTACCGGCGTTACCGGCTGGGGGCACTCCTGCTCCTGCTCGGCATCGGTATTCTGGGGGCGGGGTTGGATTGGCAGGGCTGGCGGGCGGTGATTCCTGAATTACTGTGGGGTCGCTTGCCAAAATATCTTTCCGGGCAGGCGGAAGATTTACGCACGGTGCAGTGGCATTTAGCCTGGGATTGGTTTGGGCAACGACCCTGGTGGGGTTGGGGACTCCGTTATTTCCCGACGTTATACCAACAAAGTACCAATAGTTGGGTGGGACATCCGCACAATTTTTGGGTGATGCTCTTGGTGGAGACGGGCGTGTGGGTGACGGGGCTGTTCACGGTTTTGGTGGGGCGGGTGGTGGTGCAGGGTTGGGGACACTGGCGCCAGACCCAGGATTGGCTCTACGGGGGGATGTGGTTGGGATTTTTGGCGGTCACCTGCTTTCATTGCCTGGATGTGACTCTATTTGATGGACGGATCAATGGGCTGGCTTGGCTGTTGCTGACCGGATTAGCGGGGAATGGCTATCCATCCCAGGGCGATAGGAAATGA